One genomic window of Leptospira paudalimensis includes the following:
- a CDS encoding response regulator, with amino-acid sequence MTFLIQKKFERFYLGFLWIILSFLILSSIFFFYHIYDNRIKTDHIEKRKNWDLRFNDYASALKDAETGMRGYLLSKDPIFLSPYHNALLLLPSLEQYLLEFCDAVDIKDLQILFNISHGKIEHLQGYLIGFPARMPTNQSLVVGNRKMTDFRVLHDQILKRKKQRDELEFSNRKVTDDRLLVVSAGLFSLLSFLIIWMIFIIRRSLQSIVEKEMIEDRFSEIEDLYQNSPVGFHSLDPDGYFLKVNRTECEWFGYSEDELVGKKKWSDLLAEDSKVIFTSNFPQFKKQGFINNLIFEIIKKDGSSIFVNLSSTAIHSSAGKMIRSRSVILDVTKTVVYERELINAKIKAEEANRAKSDFLSNMSHELRTPLNAVIGISLWLLEENPKPEQFENLKNLKFTSESLLALINDILDFNKIEERLVIIEKIDFNFREFLKPITTSFSMRAREKLLTFEEQIDPSLPEFIHSDPTRLLQILNNLLSNALKFTIKGSVSLRVKVISQNSTTVEIQFEVEDTGIGIESNKFDSVFEKFTQANQDTTRKYGGSGLGLAISKALVELMDGKLYLSSELGKGSKFTFSIPCKVGKSNELISFASAKNNDLLNGKIVLVADDIQINRSIVIRFLNRWGIQTIEASNGVEVLKIVSNQPIDLILMDLHMPEMDGYSATTEIRKDSRWKKLPIIALTASAQLETKEQIKAVGMNDFISKPFNPNDLLNQLHFWLGT; translated from the coding sequence ATGACTTTTTTGATCCAAAAAAAATTTGAACGATTTTATCTTGGTTTCCTATGGATCATTTTATCATTTTTGATTCTCTCCTCCATCTTCTTTTTTTATCATATTTATGATAATCGTATCAAGACAGACCACATTGAAAAAAGGAAAAATTGGGATCTAAGGTTCAATGATTATGCTTCTGCTTTAAAAGATGCGGAAACGGGAATGAGAGGTTATTTGCTCTCTAAGGATCCTATATTTTTAAGTCCTTACCACAATGCGTTATTGCTTCTACCATCGCTAGAACAATATTTACTCGAATTTTGTGATGCCGTAGATATAAAAGATTTGCAAATACTTTTTAATATAAGTCATGGGAAAATAGAACACCTCCAAGGTTACTTAATTGGATTTCCTGCAAGAATGCCTACAAATCAAAGTTTGGTGGTCGGAAATCGAAAAATGACTGACTTTAGAGTGCTTCATGATCAGATTTTAAAACGAAAAAAACAAAGAGACGAATTGGAATTCTCCAATCGTAAGGTAACGGATGATCGTCTTTTGGTTGTTTCTGCTGGTTTATTTTCTCTACTTTCTTTTTTAATCATTTGGATGATCTTTATCATCAGAAGGAGTCTTCAGTCAATTGTTGAAAAGGAAATGATTGAAGATCGATTTTCAGAGATCGAAGATTTATATCAAAATTCACCAGTTGGATTTCATAGTTTAGATCCAGACGGATACTTTTTAAAAGTAAATCGTACTGAATGTGAATGGTTTGGTTACAGCGAAGACGAATTAGTTGGTAAAAAAAAATGGTCTGATCTTTTAGCCGAAGATAGTAAAGTAATCTTTACTTCAAATTTCCCACAATTTAAAAAACAGGGTTTTATCAATAACTTAATCTTTGAAATTATCAAAAAAGATGGTAGTTCGATCTTTGTTAATTTATCTTCGACGGCAATCCATTCTTCTGCTGGGAAGATGATCAGAAGCCGTTCTGTGATACTAGATGTGACAAAAACAGTTGTTTACGAGAGGGAATTAATCAATGCCAAAATAAAAGCTGAGGAAGCAAATCGTGCTAAATCAGATTTTTTATCGAATATGAGTCATGAATTAAGGACTCCATTAAATGCCGTTATTGGAATTTCGTTATGGTTACTTGAAGAAAATCCGAAACCAGAACAATTTGAAAATTTAAAGAATTTAAAATTCACTAGTGAATCATTGTTAGCACTCATTAACGATATACTAGACTTCAATAAAATTGAAGAACGTTTGGTGATCATCGAAAAAATTGATTTTAATTTTAGAGAATTTTTGAAACCAATCACAACTTCATTCTCAATGCGTGCGAGAGAAAAACTTTTAACATTCGAAGAACAAATCGATCCATCTTTACCAGAATTCATTCATTCAGATCCTACGAGATTATTGCAAATTTTGAATAATCTACTATCAAATGCTTTGAAATTTACGATTAAGGGTTCTGTAAGTTTAAGAGTTAAAGTGATTTCTCAAAATTCCACAACTGTCGAGATACAATTTGAAGTAGAAGATACAGGTATAGGAATTGAATCAAACAAATTTGATTCTGTTTTTGAGAAGTTTACCCAAGCAAACCAAGATACAACTCGCAAATATGGTGGTTCTGGACTCGGTTTAGCAATTTCTAAAGCATTAGTTGAGTTGATGGATGGAAAATTATATCTATCATCCGAACTTGGTAAAGGATCAAAGTTTACATTTTCTATTCCTTGTAAAGTCGGAAAATCAAATGAATTGATCTCATTTGCTTCGGCGAAGAACAATGATTTATTAAACGGAAAAATTGTATTAGTCGCAGATGATATACAAATCAATCGTTCTATTGTGATTCGGTTTCTGAATCGTTGGGGGATACAAACCATTGAAGCATCAAATGGAGTAGAGGTTTTAAAAATAGTTTCGAACCAACCAATTGATTTAATTTTAATGGATTTACATATGCCAGAAATGGATGGTTATAGCGCGACGACGGAAATCAGGAAAGATTCACGTTGGAAAAAACTTCCGATTATCGCATTAACTGCATCTGCGCAACTCGAAACAAAAGAACAAATCAAAGCAGTTGGTATGAATGACTTCATATCCAAACCGTTTAATCCAAATGATCTATTAAACCAACTTCACTTTTGGCTTGGAACATAG
- a CDS encoding SpoIIE family protein phosphatase: MLFFRKTSWIALLFFCTLPLVALPLSIEESNNYRDIGRYFEFTIPSNPEATLDEILKQETVWRPNSKNVISFPRSKNPVWIKVTLIHYGNFPHTFFLHLSNPVVDLFELNTEINGKWNTQWSGEQVLQKNKPIYSHLSAFPITLSANETRTIYLKIRSDNPIFSFASIYNSRTFIAYSKKQDIFFAAYFGAGFMMFLFSLFLAHTLRYKKFFYFFFYLATVLFLNTYSTGFIQYIEFGNSNTWKNYLFPITIYFSSIFGLLFTLEFLETKNIYINLYKVTSSYIILLLIVIPTLSVLDLRFFMQLTVVFVSISLLFTITISIMTLSKSKRKIEVILFLLAFGSLLIGASYYIFTVQGFIKPFHFASYSLPLGSAMEVFFLSLALVLRVSEYRKSNEQKQEIDLQLKIAQKLQNGLLPKKRTHALEYPLGFRYLPATDIGGDFVEIIVKENELGLFLCDVSGHGIPAAMIASMTKVSLEIWNDTLDKPALAAEKIRKSLLSSLSGHFLSAFFVYINPKENTLRIANAGHLPLLHLDRDGKITPYTSYGRAINEFIKSDMIEKSFPLPKEGTFILFTDGVIEARNINTGELFGEDRFYNLIQTLAKKHPQNICDFVIEEVQKFQKTKRSDDDITILALSLDTKINFEGM, from the coding sequence GTGCTTTTTTTCAGAAAAACATCTTGGATTGCCTTACTCTTCTTTTGCACACTCCCATTAGTTGCCCTACCTCTCTCCATCGAGGAATCAAACAATTACAGGGACATTGGAAGGTATTTTGAGTTTACGATCCCAAGTAACCCTGAAGCGACTCTAGACGAAATCTTAAAACAGGAAACGGTCTGGAGACCTAATTCTAAAAATGTAATTTCGTTCCCTCGATCCAAAAACCCAGTTTGGATCAAAGTAACATTAATCCATTACGGAAACTTTCCTCACACTTTCTTTTTACATCTATCCAATCCCGTGGTGGACCTATTCGAATTAAATACCGAAATCAATGGTAAGTGGAATACACAGTGGTCAGGTGAACAGGTATTACAAAAGAATAAGCCAATCTATTCCCATTTATCAGCATTCCCGATTACATTATCAGCAAATGAAACAAGGACCATTTATTTAAAGATCCGATCTGACAATCCAATCTTTAGTTTTGCTTCCATTTATAATTCGAGAACCTTTATCGCATATTCCAAAAAACAAGATATATTCTTTGCCGCTTATTTTGGAGCAGGTTTTATGATGTTCCTTTTCAGTCTTTTTTTGGCACATACCCTTCGCTATAAAAAGTTTTTTTATTTTTTCTTTTATCTTGCAACTGTCCTATTCCTAAACACTTACTCAACAGGCTTTATACAATATATAGAATTCGGAAATTCAAATACTTGGAAAAATTATTTATTCCCCATTACTATTTATTTTTCATCAATCTTCGGATTACTTTTTACATTAGAATTCTTAGAAACCAAAAATATATACATAAATTTATATAAAGTCACATCGAGTTACATAATCTTACTATTAATCGTTATCCCAACCCTTTCAGTTTTGGATTTGCGCTTTTTCATGCAACTAACAGTTGTATTCGTTTCAATATCTCTTTTGTTCACTATCACCATTTCAATCATGACACTATCAAAAAGTAAGAGGAAAATAGAAGTAATTTTATTTCTTTTGGCTTTTGGATCATTACTGATTGGGGCATCTTATTATATTTTCACGGTACAAGGTTTTATCAAACCATTTCATTTTGCATCGTATTCATTGCCATTAGGTTCAGCAATGGAAGTATTTTTTCTTTCACTGGCACTCGTTTTAAGAGTATCTGAATATAGAAAGTCAAATGAACAAAAACAAGAAATTGATCTCCAACTTAAGATTGCGCAGAAACTACAAAACGGATTATTACCTAAAAAAAGAACTCATGCTTTAGAATACCCACTTGGTTTTAGATATTTACCAGCAACAGACATTGGAGGCGACTTTGTCGAAATCATTGTAAAAGAAAATGAACTTGGCCTATTTTTGTGTGATGTTTCAGGGCATGGAATTCCTGCAGCAATGATTGCGTCTATGACTAAAGTTTCACTGGAGATTTGGAATGATACACTAGATAAACCAGCATTAGCTGCTGAGAAAATAAGAAAATCTCTCTTAAGTTCTTTATCTGGCCACTTTTTAAGTGCATTTTTTGTTTATATCAATCCAAAAGAAAATACACTCCGCATCGCGAATGCAGGCCATTTACCTCTTCTCCACTTAGACAGAGATGGAAAAATTACTCCATATACAAGTTACGGCAGAGCCATAAATGAATTTATAAAATCGGATATGATTGAAAAAAGTTTCCCTCTACCAAAAGAAGGAACCTTTATATTATTTACAGATGGTGTTATCGAAGCACGGAATATCAATACTGGTGAATTATTTGGTGAAGACCGTTTTTACAATTTAATCCAGACTCTTGCCAAAAAACACCCACAAAACATTTGTGATTTTGTTATCGAAGAAGTTCAGAAATTCCAAAAAACCAAAAGATCTGATGATGATATTACAATTCTAGCTTTGTCTTTGGATACAAAAATCAACTTCGAAGGAATGTGA
- a CDS encoding ATP-dependent Clp protease ATP-binding subunit, whose product MKQYDSNVQGALDIAQTEAIRRQNTEITPYHLVWGFMTLPTSVSGKALLKYKFTVDEFLKKQARASGEIPFESLRTSPKLAQWFTMASSRAAENGREELKEADFLKFLPQILPELKINYEDLNIKETDEEVPNFLVNLNDLAKEGKLDPVIGRSKEIRSVMEILGRRSKNNPVLVGSAGVGKTAIVEGLAEQIVKGRVPDVLKGKTIYSLDMGQLMAGTKYRGEFEEKLTALLRYIKGQAGEAILFIDEIHQLVGAGKTEGAMDAANLLKPALARGELHCIGATTGDEFQKYILGDQALERRFRAVPVNEPSKEDAIEILMGIRDKHEIHHGIKISDEAIYASVLLSDQYITDKFLPDKAIDLVDEAASALKLSAEAMPTELVELESEIRSKKIFAQVEKKNEDILKEIEVLEKKFQEGKQVWEKEVNSLKQIASIKNKIDRVKFDLDAAQQRADYTEASRLKYAVLPELEKELSGFQNSWILERNHIAAVIARQTGIPVEKILKTKQENLLHLEEDLNSVVYGQKESIREIADTLLTSYAGISSETRPLGSFLLKGPTGVGKTETAKAIAKYLFDQETNLVRLDLSEYSEKHSVAKLIGAPAGYVGYDEGGILTEAIRRKPYSVVLFDEVEKAHPDFSDILLQILDEGRLTDNKGRTINFKNTIVILTTNSKNIEADFKPEVLGRLDAILTYHSLDSSIMEKLIEKQLRLLNERLKVKGISVELSESTEHILREQGFDPKFGARPLGSVFNRIVNRPLAKAILSGTLAEGKYRADWNGDDLQFAPIPELVGSKK is encoded by the coding sequence ATGAAACAATATGACTCAAACGTCCAAGGAGCTTTGGACATTGCACAGACAGAAGCAATTCGCAGGCAAAATACAGAAATCACTCCTTACCACTTAGTATGGGGATTTATGACCTTACCCACTTCTGTTTCAGGAAAGGCGTTACTGAAATATAAATTTACAGTTGATGAATTTTTAAAGAAACAAGCGCGGGCATCAGGAGAGATTCCTTTCGAATCACTTCGTACATCTCCAAAACTTGCCCAATGGTTTACTATGGCATCGTCTAGAGCTGCTGAGAATGGACGGGAAGAACTGAAGGAAGCAGATTTTCTGAAATTTTTACCTCAGATTTTGCCTGAGTTAAAGATAAACTATGAGGATTTGAATATCAAAGAGACCGACGAAGAAGTACCAAATTTTCTTGTGAATCTCAATGATTTAGCGAAAGAAGGAAAATTGGATCCTGTGATTGGCCGAAGTAAAGAAATCAGATCAGTAATGGAAATTTTGGGTAGAAGGTCCAAAAACAATCCGGTGTTAGTTGGAAGTGCTGGAGTTGGAAAAACGGCAATCGTTGAGGGTCTAGCAGAACAAATTGTAAAGGGAAGAGTTCCAGATGTATTAAAAGGGAAAACCATTTATTCACTTGATATGGGTCAATTAATGGCTGGAACAAAATACAGAGGAGAATTTGAGGAAAAACTAACGGCACTTTTGCGGTATATCAAGGGGCAAGCTGGTGAAGCAATTTTGTTTATCGATGAAATCCACCAATTGGTAGGAGCTGGGAAAACAGAAGGTGCTATGGATGCAGCCAACTTACTGAAACCAGCTTTGGCAAGAGGTGAACTCCATTGTATTGGAGCAACGACAGGTGATGAATTTCAAAAATACATCCTTGGTGACCAAGCATTAGAAAGAAGATTTCGTGCAGTGCCTGTAAACGAACCAAGTAAAGAGGATGCCATTGAAATTCTAATGGGAATACGTGATAAACATGAAATTCATCATGGGATTAAAATTTCTGACGAAGCTATTTATGCATCAGTTCTTTTGTCCGACCAATACATCACTGATAAGTTTTTGCCAGACAAAGCGATCGATTTGGTGGATGAAGCTGCATCGGCTTTAAAACTTTCCGCAGAAGCAATGCCAACAGAACTCGTGGAACTAGAGAGTGAAATCCGCTCAAAAAAAATCTTTGCTCAAGTAGAAAAGAAAAACGAGGATATTCTTAAGGAAATTGAAGTTTTAGAGAAAAAATTCCAAGAAGGAAAACAAGTTTGGGAAAAAGAAGTAAATTCATTAAAACAAATCGCTTCGATTAAAAATAAAATAGATCGAGTGAAATTTGATTTAGATGCCGCACAACAGCGAGCAGATTATACGGAAGCTTCTCGATTAAAATACGCAGTTTTACCTGAATTGGAAAAAGAACTCAGTGGATTTCAAAATAGTTGGATCTTAGAACGAAATCATATCGCTGCTGTGATTGCTAGGCAAACTGGGATTCCAGTAGAAAAAATTCTAAAAACCAAACAAGAGAATTTACTCCACTTAGAAGAAGATCTAAATTCAGTTGTGTATGGTCAAAAAGAATCCATTCGAGAAATTGCAGATACTTTGTTAACTTCTTATGCAGGTATCTCTTCAGAGACAAGACCACTTGGATCATTTTTGTTAAAAGGTCCAACGGGTGTTGGTAAAACTGAAACTGCAAAAGCAATTGCGAAGTATTTATTTGACCAAGAAACCAATTTGGTTCGTTTAGATTTGAGTGAGTACTCAGAAAAACACTCTGTTGCGAAATTAATTGGTGCTCCTGCTGGGTATGTTGGTTACGACGAAGGTGGAATATTAACAGAAGCCATTCGAAGAAAACCTTACTCTGTAGTGTTATTCGATGAAGTAGAAAAAGCACATCCTGACTTTTCCGATATATTACTTCAAATTTTAGATGAAGGTAGACTCACCGACAACAAAGGTAGAACCATCAATTTTAAAAACACAATTGTGATTCTGACTACCAATTCAAAAAATATTGAAGCCGACTTTAAACCAGAGGTCCTTGGAAGGTTGGATGCAATTTTAACTTATCATTCGTTGGATTCTTCCATCATGGAAAAATTGATCGAAAAACAGCTACGTTTGTTGAATGAAAGATTGAAAGTGAAAGGAATCTCTGTCGAACTTTCGGAAAGTACAGAACATATTCTAAGAGAGCAGGGGTTTGATCCTAAATTTGGGGCACGACCATTGGGTAGCGTTTTCAATCGAATTGTGAATCGACCTTTGGCGAAGGCAATCTTATCGGGAACACTGGCGGAGGGAAAGTACCGAGCAGATTGGAATGGTGATGACTTACAATTTGCTCCAATCCCAGAGTTAGTTGGATCCAAAAAATAA
- a CDS encoding aldo/keto reductase: MSELKITSTIATNQTISVPLLGLGVWKSRPKECYEAVMAALESGYRHIDTAAIYGNEADVGKAIGDSGIPRSEIFLVTKLWNADQGYDEAQKAIDVSLSKLGTDYVDMYLIHFPVSGKRKDSWKALEKIQKEGKAKSIGVSNFMIPHLEELLQDSQIVPAMNQVEYHPFLQDLQLKEYCEKNGILLEAYSPLAHGQKLEDERVTRLAKKYNKSNAQILIRWSLQSGNVVIPKSKNPIRIKENADVYDFNLTPEDMKEINHWNENFRTCWDPTTVV; encoded by the coding sequence ATGTCTGAACTAAAAATTACTTCAACAATTGCGACGAACCAAACGATTTCCGTACCCTTACTTGGCTTAGGTGTTTGGAAGTCTAGACCAAAAGAATGTTATGAAGCAGTGATGGCCGCTTTGGAATCAGGTTATCGTCACATAGATACAGCTGCTATATATGGAAACGAAGCAGATGTAGGGAAAGCTATTGGAGATAGTGGTATCCCTCGAAGTGAGATATTTTTAGTTACAAAATTATGGAATGCTGACCAAGGATATGACGAAGCTCAAAAAGCCATTGATGTATCGTTAAGTAAACTGGGAACAGATTATGTAGATATGTATTTGATCCATTTTCCTGTCTCAGGGAAACGGAAAGATTCTTGGAAAGCTTTGGAGAAAATCCAAAAAGAAGGGAAGGCTAAGTCCATCGGGGTTAGTAATTTTATGATCCCACATTTGGAAGAATTATTACAAGATTCCCAAATTGTTCCAGCCATGAACCAAGTCGAATACCATCCCTTTTTACAAGACTTACAGTTAAAAGAATACTGCGAAAAAAATGGGATCTTGTTAGAAGCTTATAGTCCGTTAGCACATGGACAAAAATTAGAAGATGAAAGAGTCACGAGGTTAGCGAAAAAGTACAATAAATCCAATGCACAGATTCTGATTCGCTGGTCGTTACAATCCGGAAATGTTGTGATTCCAAAATCAAAAAATCCAATTCGCATCAAAGAAAATGCAGATGTGTATGATTTTAATTTAACACCTGAAGATATGAAAGAGATCAATCATTGGAATGAAAACTTTAGAACCTGTTGGGACCCAACAACTGTAGTTTAG
- the recA gene encoding recombinase RecA gives MKKEKADKAQDKETDQRKQAIDAALGQIEKQFGKGSIMRLGADTRMAEMNVVSTGSLDLDIALGIGGFPSGRIIEIYGPESSGKTTLTLSAIAETQKKGGIAAFIDAEHALDPSYAKKLGVNVDDLLVAQPDNGEEALEICESLVRSNAIDLIVIDSVAALVPKAEIEGDMGDSHMGLQARLMSQALRKLTGTISKSSTTVIFINQIRMKIGVMFGSPETTTGGNALKFYASIRLDIRRIETLKEKEEPVGNRVRVKVVKNKCAPPFRQAEFDIMYANGINRESSLIDLAVRHDLVAKAGSWYSYNSEKIGQGKEQVRNFFLENPDIAFKIENQVRDLNGLPLLDQAKIQTREVKSTERDPKETKETKSKQPVSFSTEGDGDIAVGE, from the coding sequence ATGAAAAAAGAGAAAGCTGACAAAGCACAAGACAAAGAGACCGACCAAAGAAAACAGGCCATTGATGCGGCCCTAGGCCAAATTGAGAAACAATTTGGAAAAGGATCCATTATGCGTCTCGGTGCCGACACACGTATGGCTGAGATGAATGTGGTTTCCACTGGATCTTTGGACCTCGACATTGCTTTGGGGATCGGCGGTTTTCCATCTGGTCGAATCATTGAAATCTACGGACCAGAATCTTCGGGAAAAACCACTCTTACCTTATCTGCCATTGCGGAAACGCAAAAAAAAGGAGGCATTGCAGCCTTCATCGATGCAGAACACGCACTTGATCCATCTTATGCAAAAAAACTAGGTGTCAACGTAGACGACCTTCTCGTCGCCCAACCAGACAATGGGGAAGAAGCACTTGAAATCTGCGAGTCACTCGTTCGTTCCAATGCAATTGATCTCATCGTCATCGACTCTGTTGCGGCGCTCGTACCAAAGGCGGAGATTGAAGGCGATATGGGTGATTCTCATATGGGTCTGCAAGCTCGACTCATGTCACAAGCACTCCGTAAATTAACAGGAACCATTTCCAAATCCAGTACAACTGTTATCTTTATCAACCAAATCCGTATGAAAATTGGAGTGATGTTTGGAAGTCCGGAGACCACTACTGGTGGAAATGCATTAAAATTCTATGCATCGATCCGACTTGACATTCGTCGCATTGAAACACTCAAAGAAAAAGAAGAACCAGTTGGTAACCGTGTACGAGTGAAGGTGGTCAAAAATAAATGTGCACCTCCATTCCGTCAGGCGGAATTTGACATCATGTATGCAAATGGTATCAATCGTGAAAGTTCACTCATTGACCTGGCAGTTCGCCATGACCTAGTCGCAAAAGCTGGATCTTGGTATTCTTATAATAGTGAAAAAATTGGCCAAGGTAAGGAACAAGTAAGGAACTTCTTTTTAGAAAATCCAGACATTGCATTTAAAATCGAAAACCAAGTGAGAGACCTCAATGGATTGCCATTACTCGACCAAGCGAAGATCCAAACACGCGAAGTGAAGTCAACTGAAAGGGATCCAAAGGAAACGAAAGAAACAAAATCAAAACAACCAGTGAGTTTCTCCACCGAAGGGGACGGAGACATCGCCGTAGGCGAATAA
- the xerA gene encoding site-specific tyrosine recombinase/integron integrase — protein sequence MTLPALEVQIPEHFPQVMADLFRSYRTYLKIEKNYSEHTLFAYLRDLKFFFEFCLKEEIDILSVDVLDVRAYFSDLKSSKKQDKRTQSRKLSSLRTFYKFLFREEKIGANPILQVSFPKTKKKLPKNFTPIETEDILDYEDPEKKEVLGKRDKAIVEVLYSTGLRVFELVNAKLSDLNEELTSLKVMGKRRKERFVFIGPEAREALKDYLEERGNSGPDEIFLNQRGGKLTTRGIRYILSERRSVMGMEKAITPHKFRHTFATDLLNAGADIRAVQELLGHSSLSSTQVYLSVSRDRLKEVYRNAHPHAKK from the coding sequence ATGACCCTGCCAGCCCTCGAAGTCCAAATTCCCGAGCATTTTCCCCAAGTAATGGCGGATTTATTTCGCAGTTACCGCACCTACTTAAAAATTGAAAAAAATTATTCAGAGCATACCTTATTTGCCTATTTACGAGATTTAAAATTTTTCTTTGAGTTTTGTTTAAAAGAAGAAATTGATATATTGAGTGTGGATGTGTTGGATGTACGCGCTTATTTCTCTGACTTAAAATCTTCAAAAAAACAAGACAAACGAACACAAAGTCGCAAACTTTCATCCTTACGTACGTTTTATAAATTTTTATTCCGGGAAGAAAAAATTGGAGCTAATCCAATCTTACAGGTGAGTTTTCCCAAAACCAAAAAGAAATTACCAAAAAATTTTACACCAATTGAAACAGAAGACATTCTGGATTATGAAGATCCTGAAAAAAAGGAAGTCCTTGGGAAACGGGACAAAGCCATCGTGGAAGTTTTGTATAGCACTGGTCTTCGTGTATTCGAATTAGTCAATGCGAAGTTAAGCGATTTGAATGAAGAGTTAACATCGCTTAAAGTGATGGGAAAACGTAGAAAGGAACGATTTGTTTTTATTGGACCAGAAGCAAGAGAAGCTCTCAAAGATTATTTGGAAGAACGTGGCAATAGTGGTCCTGATGAAATTTTTTTAAACCAAAGAGGCGGAAAATTAACAACTCGTGGAATTCGTTATATTTTATCGGAACGTAGGTCTGTGATGGGTATGGAAAAAGCAATTACACCTCACAAATTTAGACATACCTTTGCCACCGATTTATTGAATGCAGGTGCCGATATTCGCGCCGTACAAGAGTTACTTGGTCATTCTTCTTTGTCATCTACGCAGGTGTATCTAAGTGTTTCGAGAGACCGATTGAAAGAAGTGTATCGAAATGCACATCCACATGCGAAGAAATGA